Proteins from one Flavobacteriales bacterium genomic window:
- the nqrE gene encoding NADH:ubiquinone reductase (Na(+)-transporting) subunit E: MELINLFIRSAFVDNMIFAFFFGMCSYLAVSKTVKTAVGLGAAVIFVLTVTIPVNYLLENYVLKQGALTWLGDEYADFDLSFLSFIMFIAVIASIVQLVEMIVEKFSPSLYGALGIFLPLIAVNCAILGGALFMQEKQFPTILHATTYGLGSGVGWFIAVVLIAAIREKIRYSHVPGPLRGVGMAFILTGLMGLAFLGFMGFEL, translated from the coding sequence ATGGAATTAATTAATTTATTTATTAGAAGTGCTTTTGTCGATAATATGATTTTCGCTTTCTTCTTTGGAATGTGTTCATATTTGGCAGTTTCTAAAACTGTTAAGACAGCAGTAGGTTTGGGAGCAGCAGTAATCTTCGTATTAACGGTTACTATCCCAGTTAACTATTTATTAGAGAACTATGTATTAAAACAAGGAGCATTAACTTGGTTAGGAGATGAGTATGCTGATTTTGACTTAAGTTTCCTAAGTTTTATTATGTTTATTGCAGTTATTGCATCTATTGTACAGTTGGTAGAGATGATTGTAGAAAAATTCTCGCCATCGTTATATGGAGCATTAGGGATTTTCCTACCATTGATTGCGGTAAACTGTGCGATATTAGGGGGAGCATTATTTATGCAAGAAAAGCAATTTCCAACTATTTTACACGCAACAACTTATGGATTAGGTTCAGGTGTAGGTTGGTTTATAGCAGTAGTCTTAATTGCTGCAATTAGAGAGAAAATTAGATATTCACACGTTCCAGGTCCATTAAGAGGAGTAGGTATGGCATTTATC
- a CDS encoding NADH:ubiquinone reductase (Na(+)-transporting) subunit B — MKFLRNIFDNAHAALNKSEKTKKYFPLVDAFDTLMFTPNHTTKGGAHVRDAIDLKRTMMMVIMALVPALLMGMYNVGYQHYLAQGVAEPVFMDAFLHGLLRVLPLIVVSYGVGLGIEFIFCIKNGHAIQEGFLVSGMLIPLIMPIDTPLWMVGVGTAFGVVIGKEVFGGTGMNIMNVALTARAFLFFAYPTKMSGNEVWISGFKGMKTDGTLVDGVTGATPLGELAAIGKEGATFTSLDQFTAAGHEMGDLLLGLYPGSVGETSAIAILIGAALLLKTGIASWKVMLSFFVGGYLMALTFNMIGGSDYFELPAIKQVLLGGFMFGMVFMITDPVTAAQTSTGKYIYGFLGGFLAILIRVVNPAYPEGVMLAILIANVFAPLIDHMVVSANIKRRLKRVKTA; from the coding sequence GTGAAGTTTTTAAGAAATATATTTGATAATGCTCATGCAGCATTAAATAAGTCGGAAAAAACAAAAAAGTATTTTCCACTTGTTGATGCATTTGATACATTAATGTTTACACCAAATCATACAACGAAAGGTGGAGCACATGTAAGAGATGCAATAGATTTAAAGAGAACAATGATGATGGTAATCATGGCATTAGTACCAGCTCTTTTAATGGGGATGTACAATGTAGGATACCAACATTACTTAGCTCAAGGAGTCGCTGAGCCAGTATTTATGGATGCTTTTTTACACGGGTTACTTAGAGTATTACCGTTAATCGTAGTGTCTTATGGAGTTGGTTTAGGGATAGAGTTTATTTTTTGTATTAAAAATGGACACGCTATCCAAGAAGGATTCTTAGTCTCAGGGATGTTAATTCCATTAATCATGCCTATCGATACGCCACTATGGATGGTAGGTGTAGGTACAGCATTTGGAGTTGTAATAGGAAAAGAAGTTTTTGGAGGAACAGGAATGAATATCATGAACGTTGCCTTGACAGCAAGAGCATTCTTATTCTTTGCTTATCCAACTAAGATGTCAGGTAATGAGGTTTGGATATCAGGATTCAAAGGGATGAAAACCGACGGAACATTGGTAGATGGAGTTACGGGAGCTACACCACTAGGAGAATTAGCAGCAATTGGTAAAGAAGGTGCAACATTTACTTCATTAGATCAGTTTACAGCAGCAGGACACGAAATGGGAGACTTGTTGTTAGGTTTATACCCTGGGTCAGTTGGTGAAACGTCTGCAATTGCTATTTTAATTGGAGCAGCATTGTTATTAAAAACGGGTATTGCAAGTTGGAAAGTAATGTTATCTTTCTTTGTCGGAGGATACTTAATGGCGTTAACGTTCAACATGATTGGCGGGAGTGATTACTTCGAATTACCAGCAATCAAGCAAGTGTTATTAGGAGGATTCATGTTCGGTATGGTATTCATGATTACAGATCCTGTTACAGCAGCACAAACAAGTACAGGGAAATACATTTATGGATTCTTAGGAGGATTCTTAGCAATTCTAATTAGAGTTGTTAACCCAGCTTACCCAGAGGGAGTAATGTTAGCTATCTTAATAGCAAACGTATTTGCTCCATTAATCGATCACATGGTCGTAAGTGCGAATATTAAAAGAAGATTAAAAAGAGTTAAAACAGCGTAA
- a CDS encoding DUF5103 domain-containing protein, producing MTISKLIILLSSLILSSFSCTIGRSNSTINKENTISPTTSPVNLTLPDYIHSKTYRANISSVLLYKKNLDLSDPVILLNSNEVFEFHFDVLDSDFETFQYRLIHCNEDWSPSDLDDMEYIDGFNDNYIEEFKQSYNTIQQYVHYELEFPNENIRMIKSGNYAIAVYKENEPENIVLTHRFYVTENNVQVVPDVKYPTNLDDKYYKQEIDFNLLFAPNLIINPFSNLKVVIEQNHRTDNPCKYLKPNYAKQDELIFNYDEENVFEGGNEYRHLDLTTVRNKTDRIARIESGDKSYIAHLIPDNKRTFQKYLEYQDINGRFLVKTIDQTDNHLESEYVKVHFTVPYRDPFSQGDLYIYGGFTNWEIDPNYKMNYNYTTRCYEGTAYLKQGYYNYSYIYKSDKQLAGELSKIEGTHFDTENEYTFKIYYADPSDFYDRLLLYYIVNSRDGF from the coding sequence ATGACTATATCAAAACTAATTATCCTTCTCTCTAGTTTAATTCTTAGTAGTTTTAGCTGTACAATTGGTCGTTCAAATTCTACTATCAATAAGGAAAATACAATTTCTCCAACTACTTCCCCTGTCAACTTAACGCTTCCTGATTATATTCATTCTAAAACTTATAGAGCTAATATCTCTTCTGTTTTACTATATAAAAAGAACTTAGACCTCTCAGATCCTGTCATTCTACTAAACTCAAATGAAGTATTTGAATTTCACTTTGATGTACTAGACAGTGACTTCGAAACTTTTCAATATCGTTTGATTCACTGTAACGAAGACTGGTCTCCTAGCGACTTAGACGATATGGAATATATTGATGGCTTTAACGACAACTATATCGAAGAGTTTAAACAGTCTTACAATACCATTCAACAATATGTTCACTATGAACTGGAGTTTCCTAATGAAAACATTCGAATGATAAAGTCTGGAAATTATGCCATAGCTGTTTATAAAGAGAATGAACCTGAAAACATTGTATTAACCCATCGTTTTTATGTTACAGAAAACAATGTTCAAGTTGTACCTGATGTCAAATACCCCACCAATTTGGATGACAAGTATTACAAACAGGAAATTGACTTTAATCTTCTCTTTGCCCCTAACCTGATCATCAACCCTTTTAGTAATTTAAAAGTAGTCATTGAACAGAATCACAGAACGGATAACCCTTGTAAATACCTTAAACCTAACTATGCTAAACAGGATGAGTTGATTTTTAACTATGATGAAGAAAATGTATTTGAAGGGGGAAATGAATACCGACATCTAGACCTCACCACTGTAAGAAATAAAACGGATCGTATTGCTAGAATTGAGAGCGGTGATAAAAGCTATATTGCTCATCTTATCCCCGACAACAAAAGAACCTTCCAAAAATACCTGGAATACCAAGATATTAACGGGCGCTTTCTTGTCAAAACAATTGACCAAACGGATAATCACTTAGAGTCTGAATATGTTAAAGTGCATTTTACAGTTCCTTATCGAGATCCTTTTAGCCAAGGAGACCTATACATTTATGGTGGTTTTACCAACTGGGAAATTGATCCAAATTATAAAATGAACTATAACTACACAACCCGCTGTTATGAAGGTACTGCATATTTAAAACAAGGGTATTATAACTATAGCTATATCTATAAAAGCGACAAACAACTAGCAGGTGAACTGAGTAAGATTGAAGGTACACATTTTGACACCGAAAATGAATATACATTTAAAATCTACTATGCTGACCCTAGCGATTTTTATGATCGACTATTGTTGTATTATATAGTAAATTCGAGGGATGGGTTTTAG
- a CDS encoding ATP-binding protein yields MKKIGFRNLRSLREVEDITISPLTVIVGKNSSGKSTFLRSFPLLKQSLETKTNSPILWYDPNLVDFGSFSECVNNKAGDDEGIVFRFNFDLNTRDVFGFSFIQRRQNELEANVNLKLHIKKENDREYINLIEYEIDESTINILINKNSIVEDIVINKVVYTPKADLQSITLNKILPQLFSKEKDGISYWDDDDVNLYRILGTLTRKGTKKETLELMLRKFELGGYEKFYKSLFSKGLPKTWRNKLEVIEKDDKILIELHNYFLLSNLNYILEQSDKYLKRYFERVYYVAPLRATAERYYRQQGLAVDTIDSRGINLPMFLESLTRHELNLFQKWTRENFHFIPVVSKVGGHLSISISIKDQTINLADTGFGFSQVLPIITQLWSLMQRDSVRNRKVTKTFVIEQPELHLHPSIQALLIDTFVKVINTAKDNKVDIRIIFETHSETMINRLGQHIAYKKISSDNINVVVFESDGFETKTIIGNYDSKGRLRNWPIGFFYPDKIS; encoded by the coding sequence ATGAAAAAAATTGGGTTTAGAAATTTACGGAGCCTTAGAGAAGTAGAAGATATTACTATAAGTCCTTTAACAGTTATTGTAGGAAAAAATAGTTCTGGTAAAAGTACTTTTTTAAGATCATTTCCATTATTAAAACAATCATTAGAAACAAAAACAAATAGTCCGATTTTATGGTATGATCCTAACTTGGTAGATTTTGGTAGTTTTAGTGAATGCGTTAATAATAAGGCAGGAGACGATGAGGGGATAGTGTTTCGGTTTAATTTTGATCTAAATACAAGAGATGTATTTGGTTTCTCTTTTATTCAGAGACGACAGAATGAGTTAGAAGCGAATGTGAACCTAAAATTGCATATAAAAAAAGAAAATGATAGAGAGTATATTAATTTAATTGAGTATGAGATAGATGAATCAACTATTAATATCCTAATAAATAAAAACTCTATAGTTGAAGATATTGTAATAAATAAAGTGGTTTATACCCCCAAAGCAGATTTGCAATCGATAACTCTTAATAAAATATTGCCACAGCTCTTTAGTAAAGAAAAAGATGGTATTAGTTATTGGGATGATGATGATGTTAATTTGTATCGAATTTTAGGGACTTTAACTAGAAAGGGGACAAAAAAAGAAACCCTTGAATTAATGCTTAGAAAGTTTGAGTTAGGTGGTTATGAAAAGTTTTACAAATCTCTCTTTTCAAAAGGTCTTCCTAAAACATGGAGAAATAAGTTAGAAGTAATAGAAAAAGACGATAAGATTTTAATAGAATTACATAATTATTTTTTACTATCCAATTTGAATTACATTTTAGAGCAATCAGATAAATATTTGAAGAGATATTTTGAAAGAGTGTATTATGTTGCCCCACTTCGTGCTACAGCTGAAAGATATTATAGACAGCAAGGGTTAGCTGTTGATACAATTGATTCTCGAGGGATTAATTTACCGATGTTTTTAGAAAGTTTAACTAGGCATGAACTTAATTTGTTTCAGAAATGGACTAGGGAGAATTTTCATTTTATACCAGTTGTTTCGAAAGTTGGAGGTCATCTGTCAATTAGTATAAGTATAAAAGACCAAACAATTAATTTAGCAGATACAGGTTTTGGTTTTTCACAAGTTTTACCAATAATCACTCAGTTATGGTCTTTGATGCAGAGGGATAGTGTGCGTAATCGTAAGGTTACAAAAACATTTGTTATTGAACAGCCAGAACTTCATTTACATCCCAGTATTCAGGCTTTACTAATTGATACTTTTGTTAAGGTTATTAATACTGCAAAGGATAATAAAGTTGATATCAGAATAATTTTTGAAACTCATAGTGAAACAATGATTAATAGATTGGGACAACATATAGCGTATAAGAAAATTTCAAGCGATAATATTAATGTTGTTGTTTTTGAATCGGATGGCTTCGAAACCAAAACTATAATAGGTAATTATGATAGTAAGGGGCGGTTAAGAAATTGGCCAATTGGGTTCTTTTACCCAGATAAAATCAGTTAA
- a CDS encoding Na(+)-translocating NADH-quinone reductase subunit A yields MSKTIKIRKGLDIRLKGEAEKVKVDAPVAKTYAIKPTDFHGLIPKMIKKVGEEVKAGTPIFFDKYRDQIQYVSPVSGTVKEVKRGAKRKILEVIIEADATIAYEKAEVKSVDSLSKEDAKEMLLKGGLWPMLKMRPLDIVADPKDEPKAIFISGFDSHPLAPDYDFLMHGNDAAFQAGISVLSKLTTGKVNLQLRGKTPADKAFSAVKGAEINKVYGVHPAGNVGFQIHHINPISKGEVVWVVNAQDVAIIGKYAMTGEYDATKYVALTGSGATNRKYYKTIIGAELSTIFNGNVKTEDTRLISGNPLTGVKVEAADSYLGFYDYQLTALPEGNKYKFFLTEGWLGLGFSKFSASRAYPTWIMPKSKRYDLDTNLNGEERAFVVSEQYEKVFPMDVYPVHLLKSIIVNDIDAMESLGIYEVAPEDFALCEFVCTSKIESQSIVRKGLDVIREECM; encoded by the coding sequence ATGTCAAAAACGATAAAAATTCGTAAAGGATTGGATATCCGTTTGAAAGGGGAGGCAGAAAAGGTAAAAGTAGATGCTCCAGTAGCAAAAACTTATGCTATCAAACCTACCGATTTTCACGGGCTAATTCCTAAAATGATCAAGAAGGTTGGAGAAGAAGTAAAAGCTGGAACGCCTATCTTTTTTGATAAATATAGAGACCAAATACAATACGTTTCACCTGTAAGTGGTACAGTAAAAGAAGTCAAGAGAGGTGCGAAGCGTAAGATCTTGGAAGTAATCATCGAAGCAGATGCTACTATAGCATACGAAAAAGCAGAGGTAAAATCCGTTGATTCGTTGTCAAAAGAAGACGCAAAGGAAATGTTATTAAAAGGAGGGTTATGGCCAATGCTAAAAATGCGTCCTTTAGATATCGTAGCAGATCCAAAAGATGAGCCAAAAGCAATCTTTATCTCAGGTTTCGATTCACATCCTTTAGCACCAGATTACGATTTCTTAATGCATGGAAACGACGCTGCTTTTCAAGCGGGGATTAGCGTTTTATCGAAATTGACAACTGGTAAAGTCAATTTACAGTTAAGAGGAAAGACTCCAGCAGATAAAGCATTCTCAGCAGTAAAAGGAGCAGAGATCAATAAAGTGTATGGCGTTCATCCAGCAGGAAACGTTGGATTCCAAATTCACCACATCAACCCAATCTCAAAAGGAGAGGTTGTTTGGGTCGTTAATGCACAAGATGTAGCGATTATTGGTAAGTATGCGATGACTGGTGAGTATGATGCAACAAAATATGTCGCATTAACAGGATCAGGAGCAACCAATAGAAAATATTACAAAACAATTATAGGAGCTGAGCTTTCAACCATTTTTAATGGAAATGTAAAAACAGAAGATACCCGTTTAATCTCTGGAAATCCATTAACAGGAGTAAAAGTTGAAGCAGCAGATAGCTACCTAGGATTTTACGATTATCAATTAACTGCTTTACCAGAAGGAAACAAATACAAGTTTTTCTTAACAGAAGGGTGGTTAGGATTAGGTTTTAGTAAATTCTCAGCGTCAAGAGCATACCCAACTTGGATCATGCCAAAATCTAAACGTTACGATTTAGATACAAACTTAAACGGAGAAGAAAGAGCATTTGTAGTATCAGAGCAATACGAAAAAGTATTCCCAATGGATGTTTATCCAGTTCATTTATTGAAATCAATCATAGTTAATGACATTGACGCGATGGAGAGCTTAGGGATTTATGAAGTTGCACCAGAAGATTTTGCATTATGTGAATTTGTATGTACATCAAAAATAGAATCACAATCGATAGTAAGAAAGGGATTAGATGTTATACGTGAAGAATGTATGTAA
- a CDS encoding NADH:ubiquinone reductase (Na(+)-transporting) subunit D, with protein MSEVAKKEPLFSKQNKKLITDPLNDNNPVTIQVLGICSALAVTVQMSNAIVMSVSVMAVLVLGNVIVSMMRNLIPSKIRIIVQLVVVAALVIIVDQVLKAYVYDVSKQLSVFVGLIITNCIIMGRLEAFALGNKPWASALDGIGNGLGYGIVLVIVAFFKELFGSGKLMGYEVIPEGVYEFGYMNNGLMLLPPSSLVIVAIYIWVQKSRNPNLIEH; from the coding sequence ATGAGCGAAGTAGCAAAAAAAGAGCCTTTATTTTCTAAGCAAAATAAAAAGTTAATTACAGATCCTTTAAACGATAATAACCCTGTAACCATTCAGGTATTAGGGATTTGTTCTGCATTAGCAGTAACAGTACAGATGAGCAATGCAATTGTAATGTCTGTTTCGGTAATGGCAGTATTGGTATTAGGAAACGTTATTGTATCAATGATGCGTAATTTAATTCCTAGTAAGATTCGTATTATTGTTCAGTTAGTTGTTGTTGCAGCATTGGTAATTATTGTGGATCAAGTACTAAAAGCATACGTATATGATGTGTCAAAACAGTTGTCAGTATTCGTAGGTTTGATTATTACCAACTGTATCATCATGGGACGTTTAGAAGCATTTGCTTTAGGTAATAAACCTTGGGCTTCTGCATTAGATGGAATCGGAAACGGATTAGGATATGGAATTGTATTAGTAATCGTAGCATTCTTCAAAGAGTTATTCGGATCAGGTAAATTAATGGGGTACGAAGTGATTCCAGAAGGAGTTTACGAGTTTGGATACATGAACAATGGTTTGATGTTATTACCACCATCTTCGTTGGTAATTGTAGCGATCTATATCTGGGTACAAAAATCAAGAAACCCTAACTTAATTGAACACTAA
- the nqrC gene encoding NADH:ubiquinone reductase (Na(+)-transporting) subunit C, translated as MAINRESNGYTILFAVIMVTVVGGILAFLATALKPAQEANVRNEKMQNILQAIGIEATDGISRKDAGTKFNDYVVERVTLDFEGNEISRKTNKETIEGEDDAFNIDLLKEYKTIKAKEERNYPLFICEADGERFYVVPVLGKGLWAAVWGYVGLKEDGTTINGAVFDHKSETPGLGAEISKDFFEKQFIGKTIDEAGKYAPIKVLKPGLELGIHEVDGISGGTFTSVGVKEMLERTLVVYYDYFKNKK; from the coding sequence ATGGCAATTAACAGAGAAAGTAACGGATATACAATACTATTTGCAGTTATTATGGTAACTGTAGTAGGAGGAATATTAGCTTTTTTAGCAACAGCACTTAAGCCAGCTCAAGAAGCGAATGTGAGAAACGAGAAAATGCAGAATATTCTTCAAGCTATCGGAATTGAAGCTACTGATGGAATTTCTAGAAAAGATGCAGGGACTAAATTCAACGATTATGTAGTTGAAAGAGTAACATTAGATTTTGAAGGAAATGAAATCAGTCGTAAGACAAACAAAGAAACTATTGAGGGAGAAGACGATGCATTCAACATTGACTTATTAAAAGAGTACAAAACAATCAAGGCAAAAGAAGAAAGAAATTATCCTTTATTCATTTGTGAAGCTGATGGAGAACGATTTTATGTTGTTCCTGTATTAGGAAAAGGATTATGGGCTGCAGTTTGGGGATATGTTGGACTAAAGGAAGATGGGACAACAATCAACGGAGCTGTTTTCGATCATAAATCAGAAACTCCAGGATTAGGAGCCGAAATTTCTAAAGATTTCTTTGAAAAACAATTCATTGGAAAAACAATTGATGAAGCAGGTAAGTATGCGCCAATCAAAGTGTTAAAACCAGGATTAGAATTAGGAATCCACGAAGTTGATGGAATTAGTGGAGGTACATTTACAAGTGTAGGTGTAAAAGAAATGTTGGAAAGAACACTAGTTGTTTATTACGACTATTTTAAAAACAAAAAATAA